Proteins encoded by one window of Tunturibacter psychrotolerans:
- a CDS encoding dienelactone hydrolase family protein: MPRTIRLFAVALLLPLATATIHAQDWAKTRLEASPRHHEYVSLKHGDRTVQAFVIYPEVKTKAPVVILIHEIFGLSDWAKEMADELAAQGFIVIAPDLLTGFGPNGGGSDAFPDQDASVKAVSGLDPAVVNADLDAAADYGKKLPAANGKIAVTGFCWGGGKSFAFAAHRKDLSAAFVFYGPGPSDVTTITAPVYGFYAGNDARIGATIPATTAAMKAAGKKYEPITYDGAGHGFMRAGEDPGNTVPGNKTAREQAFARLVTLIKEMKTAPVASNASHNKTVAQQSRAAASCHAKTNVAESQTTSKNVETAAIM; this comes from the coding sequence ATGCCTCGCACCATTAGACTCTTTGCCGTAGCTCTTCTCCTTCCCCTCGCCACCGCTACAATCCACGCACAGGACTGGGCCAAAACCCGCCTCGAGGCCTCCCCGCGCCATCATGAATACGTCTCTCTCAAGCACGGTGACCGCACCGTCCAGGCCTTCGTCATATACCCCGAAGTCAAAACCAAAGCTCCCGTCGTCATTCTCATCCATGAGATCTTCGGCCTCAGCGACTGGGCTAAAGAGATGGCCGACGAATTAGCTGCGCAAGGCTTCATCGTCATCGCCCCTGACCTCCTCACGGGCTTCGGTCCCAACGGCGGCGGCTCTGACGCCTTCCCCGATCAGGACGCCTCTGTCAAAGCCGTCTCTGGCCTCGATCCCGCCGTCGTCAACGCCGACCTCGACGCAGCCGCGGACTACGGCAAGAAGCTCCCCGCAGCCAACGGTAAGATCGCCGTCACCGGCTTCTGCTGGGGAGGAGGCAAGTCCTTCGCCTTCGCCGCTCATCGCAAAGATCTTTCCGCCGCCTTTGTCTTCTACGGACCTGGTCCCTCCGACGTAACCACGATCACCGCTCCCGTCTATGGCTTCTACGCCGGCAACGACGCACGCATCGGCGCCACCATCCCCGCAACTACCGCCGCTATGAAAGCCGCTGGCAAAAAGTATGAGCCCATCACCTACGACGGGGCAGGTCACGGCTTCATGCGCGCCGGCGAAGATCCCGGCAACACCGTGCCCGGCAACAAAACCGCGCGCGAACAGGCCTTCGCCCGTCTCGTCACTCTCATCAAGGAGATGAAGACCGCTCCAGTAGCCTCCAACGCCAGTCACAACAAAACCGTAGCGCAACAGTCCCGGGCCGCCGCTTCCTGCCACGCCAAAACGAACGTTGCTGAAAGCCAGACCACCAGCAAAAACGTAGAGACAGCTGCAATAATGTAG
- a CDS encoding POTRA domain-containing protein encodes MLFSTIRSALLTFCLATSITTLSAQTFIIPPIAFEGAPAYSQADLLKVTGLTPGATSTQDGLQAGAQHLGDTGLFSDINFASNEKGLVFTLKPMPDSNLLPATFTNFVWWSPAELTAALKARVPLYIGVVPTTGDFKDSIISALKAMVAEKGVTANVVAIGVSAQPGATPTSIAFAIDSPQVRVHTITVVHASPTMQPRLDPVIKNQTDQPFDTNTTRTTITNALTSAYHDAGYLDMAVLNLTQTPPQVTPSGIDVAFTATLKEGQPYQLFQLNWPGSDIISTADFNKQAKMKPGDMASDAALNQSLSIITAAYIAKGFQDAKVKAPATFDHLSHHVSYTITVDPGPQYHIHTVKALGLSAEQQKQFDSAWHMNPGDFYDTTYLTNFLHNNSALQSLAGYSATYDAISDPNTHLVDLTITFAKGGVLN; translated from the coding sequence ATGCTCTTCTCGACGATTCGATCGGCCCTCCTCACCTTTTGCCTTGCAACATCCATCACCACCCTCTCAGCCCAAACCTTCATAATTCCTCCGATAGCCTTCGAAGGAGCCCCCGCCTACTCGCAGGCCGATCTCCTCAAAGTCACCGGCCTAACTCCCGGCGCGACCTCGACGCAAGACGGGCTTCAAGCCGGCGCCCAGCACCTCGGCGACACCGGTCTCTTCTCAGACATCAATTTTGCCTCCAATGAAAAAGGCCTCGTCTTCACCCTGAAGCCCATGCCGGACTCGAATCTCCTGCCCGCCACCTTCACCAACTTCGTCTGGTGGTCTCCCGCCGAACTCACCGCCGCGCTCAAAGCTCGCGTCCCCCTCTACATCGGCGTCGTCCCCACAACCGGCGACTTCAAGGACAGCATCATCTCCGCCCTCAAAGCCATGGTCGCCGAAAAAGGAGTCACCGCCAACGTCGTGGCAATCGGTGTCAGCGCGCAGCCCGGAGCCACCCCAACCTCCATCGCCTTCGCCATCGACTCCCCCCAGGTCCGCGTCCATACGATCACCGTGGTTCACGCCTCGCCCACCATGCAGCCCAGGCTCGACCCCGTAATCAAAAACCAGACCGATCAGCCCTTCGACACCAACACCACCCGCACTACCATCACCAACGCACTGACCAGCGCCTACCACGACGCGGGCTACCTCGACATGGCCGTGCTCAACCTCACCCAGACCCCGCCCCAGGTCACCCCCAGTGGCATCGACGTCGCTTTCACCGCCACGCTCAAAGAGGGCCAGCCCTACCAACTCTTTCAGCTCAACTGGCCCGGCTCCGACATCATCAGCACCGCCGACTTCAACAAACAAGCCAAGATGAAGCCCGGGGACATGGCCTCCGACGCTGCTCTTAATCAAAGCCTGTCCATCATCACTGCCGCCTACATCGCGAAAGGCTTTCAAGACGCCAAGGTGAAGGCCCCCGCCACCTTCGACCACCTCAGCCACCACGTCTCCTACACCATTACCGTCGACCCCGGCCCGCAGTACCACATCCACACCGTCAAAGCCCTCGGCCTCTCCGCCGAGCAACAGAAGCAATTCGACTCCGCCTGGCACATGAACCCCGGAGACTTCTACGACACCACCTACCTCACCAACTTCCTCCACAACAACAGCGCCCTCCAGTCCCTCGCCGGTTACTCCGCCACCTACGACGCTATCTCCGACCCCAACACCCACCTGGTCGATCTCACCATTACCTTTGCCAAAGGCGGCGTCCTCAACTAA
- a CDS encoding class I SAM-dependent methyltransferase — translation MLASVKSFLKNVPGLGPALAQLRKTQFTNSVDYWDKRYRAGGDSGAGSYNRLAEFKARFINAFVEQNQVSSVIEYGCGDGAQLKLAHYPSYTGVDISPKAVEICRSLFTGDPTKRFFQANLLPPGTRADLALSLDVIYHLVEDHVFEAYMEKLFASANNFVIVYSSNMVKEWPHKHVHHRRFTDWIAKHRTEWALVSTTPNEYPYDPAHPDDTSFADFYVFAKC, via the coding sequence ATGCTCGCTAGCGTAAAGTCTTTCCTGAAGAACGTGCCAGGACTCGGACCAGCACTCGCTCAACTTCGCAAAACACAATTCACCAACTCAGTGGACTATTGGGACAAGCGTTACCGCGCGGGCGGCGACTCCGGTGCAGGCAGCTACAACCGCTTGGCCGAATTCAAAGCCCGATTCATCAACGCCTTCGTAGAACAAAATCAAGTCTCCTCCGTCATCGAATACGGCTGCGGCGACGGCGCCCAACTCAAACTGGCCCACTATCCCAGCTACACCGGCGTCGACATCTCTCCCAAAGCCGTTGAGATCTGCCGCAGCCTCTTCACTGGCGACCCCACCAAACGCTTCTTCCAAGCCAATCTCCTCCCCCCAGGCACCCGGGCCGACCTCGCCCTGTCCCTCGATGTCATCTACCACCTCGTCGAGGACCACGTCTTCGAGGCCTACATGGAAAAACTCTTCGCCTCCGCCAACAACTTCGTCATCGTCTACTCCAGCAACATGGTCAAGGAGTGGCCCCACAAGCACGTACACCACCGCAGGTTCACCGACTGGATCGCCAAACACCGGACCGAGTGGGCGCTCGTATCAACAACGCCCAACGAATACCCCTACGACCCCGCTCATCCCGACGACACATCCTTCGCCGACTTTTACGTCTTCGCCAAATGCTAA
- a CDS encoding GNAT family N-acetyltransferase: MERTNRDLGSLDAGITLQLNNAHAKETSELDLAHLNTILSMACYARGVDQGKTAFLIALDHTAPYQNPNFAWFKRAYQSFVYIDRVIVAESARGHGIARLLYEDLFAAAPRAGIHRIVCEVNLEPPNPASDAFHLAMGFEKVGQAVLYNGAKTVNYFAKNLG; the protein is encoded by the coding sequence ATGGAGAGAACTAACAGAGATCTCGGCAGCCTCGACGCAGGCATTACCCTGCAACTCAATAATGCCCACGCCAAAGAAACGTCCGAGTTAGACCTCGCGCACCTGAACACGATCTTGAGCATGGCTTGTTATGCAAGAGGTGTAGATCAGGGTAAAACCGCTTTCCTGATCGCGCTGGACCACACCGCTCCCTATCAGAATCCTAACTTCGCCTGGTTCAAGAGAGCGTATCAATCCTTCGTCTACATAGATCGCGTCATCGTCGCAGAGTCTGCGCGCGGCCACGGAATTGCCAGGCTACTCTACGAAGATTTGTTTGCTGCCGCACCTCGCGCCGGAATACACCGAATCGTCTGCGAAGTGAACTTAGAGCCGCCCAACCCTGCATCGGACGCGTTCCATCTCGCAATGGGTTTCGAAAAAGTAGGACAAGCCGTTCTGTACAACGGCGCAAAGACAGTGAATTACTTCGCAAAGAACCTGGGATAA
- a CDS encoding acyltransferase family protein, with translation MNRRVPGLDGLRALSAVGVALMHLRVLPIGWIGVQVFYVLSGFLITGLLLSSKDDIASFSERLKHFYARRSLRILPLYFAYLFFVFVASYLNSEFRDQRALLWSLATYTYNIHRVLHPTDAFGLCTHLWSLSIEEQFYFGWPFIVFFMSTKHFRIFAMTVVALSPLLRATLVLTSHNPHLDAYFLTPYQLDGFAAGAVLSTLSISQLRVLRKPFALVLAAAVACSLLWNMHVQWFGLLWLMRNGHASWTWGYTLIDLLAAAMIIECICGSPLVSILEWTPLRYLGRISYGFYVWHAASVILFVHIFHRLRLISWLQPGGLLLMLGFLAFNTFISTLSFRLLERPSILLKDRIFQKQPKTILA, from the coding sequence ATGAATAGACGTGTACCGGGACTTGACGGGCTTCGAGCCCTTAGTGCAGTTGGTGTCGCTCTCATGCATCTTCGCGTACTGCCCATCGGTTGGATTGGCGTACAGGTCTTCTACGTTCTCTCCGGTTTCCTCATTACTGGCCTCTTGCTTAGCTCGAAAGACGATATCGCCTCATTCAGCGAGCGTCTCAAGCATTTCTACGCTCGCCGCTCGCTCCGCATACTTCCTCTCTATTTTGCGTATCTATTCTTCGTTTTTGTGGCCTCCTATCTAAATTCCGAATTTCGAGATCAACGAGCTTTACTGTGGTCACTAGCCACTTATACCTACAACATTCATCGTGTCCTTCACCCGACGGATGCATTTGGTCTATGCACCCACCTGTGGTCGCTCTCTATCGAAGAGCAGTTTTACTTTGGATGGCCATTCATTGTTTTTTTCATGTCCACAAAGCACTTCCGCATCTTCGCGATGACGGTCGTCGCCCTCTCTCCTCTTCTCAGGGCTACACTCGTGCTGACCAGTCACAACCCACACCTGGACGCATACTTTCTTACTCCCTATCAGCTCGACGGCTTTGCTGCCGGCGCCGTGCTTTCGACTCTATCTATTTCTCAACTTAGGGTCCTGCGAAAACCGTTCGCTTTGGTCCTCGCCGCCGCTGTTGCCTGCTCTTTGCTGTGGAACATGCATGTCCAATGGTTTGGACTGCTCTGGCTTATGCGCAACGGACATGCGTCCTGGACTTGGGGATACACTCTCATTGATCTGCTCGCTGCGGCGATGATCATAGAATGCATCTGCGGGTCGCCGCTTGTTTCTATTCTGGAGTGGACTCCACTTCGCTATCTCGGACGTATCTCATATGGCTTTTACGTATGGCACGCCGCAAGTGTCATCCTCTTCGTGCATATCTTTCATCGTCTGCGCCTGATCTCATGGTTGCAGCCGGGCGGTCTCTTGTTGATGCTTGGCTTCTTGGCTTTCAATACCTTTATCTCGACTCTCAGTTTTCGCCTTCTCGAACGGCCCTCGATCCTCCTCAAAGATCGCATCTTTCAGAAGCAACCTAAAACCATCCTCGCTTAG
- a CDS encoding Fur family transcriptional regulator, with amino-acid sequence MPTTVQTRNTRQKDAIRAAFLEADRPLSPDEALALAQKEVDALSIATVYRNIGSLVDDKWLTPVDVPGQSTRYEVAGKAHHHHFQCNICGTVHELEGCEMQSRPKLPRGFKYSSHEFFVYGTCSSCTK; translated from the coding sequence ATGCCAACCACGGTTCAGACCCGCAACACCCGTCAGAAAGACGCCATCCGCGCCGCCTTCCTCGAGGCGGATCGCCCACTCTCCCCAGACGAAGCCCTCGCCCTCGCCCAGAAAGAGGTAGACGCCCTAAGCATCGCCACCGTATACCGCAACATCGGCAGCCTGGTCGACGACAAGTGGCTCACTCCCGTCGATGTTCCCGGCCAATCCACCCGCTACGAGGTAGCCGGCAAGGCCCACCACCACCACTTCCAATGCAACATCTGCGGCACCGTCCACGAACTCGAAGGCTGCGAGATGCAGTCCCGCCCCAAGCTTCCCCGCGGCTTCAAGTACTCCAGCCACGAGTTCTTCGTCTACGGCACATGTTCCTCCTGCACCAAGTAG
- the ffh gene encoding signal recognition particle protein encodes MFENLSDKLQRSFKTLRGQGTISDENISDAIREIRLALLESDVNLTVVNELVEHIRTRAIGEKVATALSPSEQIVKIVHDELVNLLGRDAARFQKASQPPSVILMAGLQGSGKTTTSGKLAQWLKKAGHRPMLVSVDVYRPAAREQLAIVARSISAQLYEGKLTEEKPGTDAVLRLAKEAKREAANFGCDMLIVDTAGRNQIDASLMDEMAQLKKLLNPSEILFIADAMTGQDAVNSAKAFNDLLTITGAILTKMDGDARGGAALSIRHVTGAPIKFLGTGEKPDAFEPFHPDRIVSRIMGHGDIATLLERAESTLDRGKAEQFAKKALSGDGFTLDDFRDQLRQIKKMGSMKSILKMLPSVGPFAGMQQAVENVDEGQFTRVESIINSMTQKERLDHEIINGNRRKRIARGSGTSVQDVNNLLRQYSQMRKMFKSLGGGGGIKAQQRMMSQMQGKQKFGR; translated from the coding sequence ATGTTTGAAAACCTAAGCGACAAACTCCAGCGTTCCTTCAAGACCCTCCGCGGCCAGGGCACCATCTCCGACGAGAACATCTCCGACGCCATCCGCGAGATCCGCCTCGCCCTCCTCGAGTCCGACGTCAACCTCACCGTCGTCAACGAGCTCGTCGAGCACATCCGCACCCGCGCCATCGGCGAAAAAGTCGCCACCGCCCTAAGCCCGTCCGAACAAATCGTAAAGATCGTCCACGACGAGCTAGTCAATCTCCTGGGCCGCGACGCTGCCCGCTTCCAGAAAGCCTCTCAGCCCCCATCTGTAATCCTCATGGCCGGCCTGCAAGGCTCCGGTAAAACCACCACCTCCGGCAAGCTAGCCCAGTGGCTAAAAAAAGCCGGCCACCGCCCCATGCTCGTCTCGGTCGACGTCTACCGTCCCGCCGCCCGCGAGCAGCTCGCCATCGTAGCCCGCTCCATCTCCGCCCAGCTCTACGAGGGCAAACTCACCGAAGAAAAACCCGGCACCGACGCCGTCCTTCGCCTCGCCAAAGAAGCCAAGCGCGAAGCCGCCAACTTCGGCTGCGACATGCTCATCGTCGACACCGCCGGCCGCAACCAGATCGACGCCTCTCTCATGGACGAGATGGCGCAACTCAAAAAGCTTCTCAACCCCTCCGAGATCCTCTTCATCGCCGACGCCATGACCGGCCAGGACGCCGTCAACTCCGCCAAGGCCTTCAACGATCTCCTCACCATCACCGGCGCCATCCTCACCAAGATGGACGGCGACGCACGAGGCGGCGCTGCCCTCTCCATCCGCCACGTGACGGGAGCGCCGATAAAGTTTTTGGGAACTGGAGAAAAGCCCGACGCCTTCGAGCCCTTCCACCCCGACCGCATCGTCTCCCGCATCATGGGTCACGGCGACATCGCCACCCTCCTCGAGCGCGCCGAATCCACCCTCGACCGCGGCAAAGCCGAGCAGTTCGCCAAGAAAGCCCTCTCCGGCGACGGCTTCACCCTCGACGACTTCCGCGACCAGCTCCGTCAGATCAAAAAGATGGGCAGCATGAAGTCCATCTTAAAAATGTTGCCCTCGGTCGGCCCCTTCGCCGGCATGCAGCAGGCCGTCGAAAACGTAGACGAAGGCCAATTCACCCGCGTCGAATCCATCATCAACTCGATGACGCAAAAAGAGCGTCTCGACCACGAGATCATCAACGGCAACCGCCGCAAGCGCATCGCCCGCGGCAGCGGAACCAGCGTACAAGACGTAAACAACCTCCTCCGCCAGTACTCCCAGATGCGCAAGATGTTCAAGTCCCTGGGCGGTGGTGGCGGCATCAAAGCCCAGCAACGCATGATGAGCCAAATGCAAGGCAAACAAAAATTCGGCAGATAG
- a CDS encoding tyrosine-type recombinase/integrase, which translates to MREEVSEFDRLAEGFLAMLANERGASEHTVRAYAREVRSFAAYLGETLGKSSNVGAVEHLHIRAYMGVLYERGLTKASAARALAAVRSWFKWLAKEGKVAQNPALLVSTPKLPKHLPRVPSVEEVNRVLNSLDGEGAAKKDQAEAAAWPERDRVIFELLYGCGIRNSELVGLNMGSVKWRDDAVLVRGKGRKERLVPLGDEAAAALRAYLPLREAKLMAAGKGALVHEGPLMMNLRMRGDCRLTTRSVGRIVKAIALSRGLAADVHPHTLRHAFGTHMLEEGADLRAIQEMLGHERLSTTQRYTQLTVGQVQKVYDETHPRAK; encoded by the coding sequence ATGCGGGAAGAAGTCAGTGAATTCGACAGGTTAGCCGAGGGCTTTCTGGCGATGCTCGCGAATGAGCGCGGGGCGTCGGAGCATACGGTGCGGGCGTATGCGCGGGAGGTGCGGAGCTTTGCGGCGTATCTGGGCGAGACGTTAGGCAAGAGCTCGAACGTGGGTGCGGTGGAGCATCTGCATATTCGCGCTTACATGGGCGTGCTGTATGAACGGGGGTTGACGAAGGCCAGTGCGGCGCGGGCTCTGGCTGCGGTGAGGAGCTGGTTCAAATGGTTGGCGAAGGAGGGGAAGGTGGCGCAGAATCCTGCGCTGCTGGTGAGTACGCCGAAGCTGCCGAAGCATCTGCCGCGGGTGCCTAGTGTGGAAGAGGTGAATCGAGTTTTGAATTCGCTTGATGGCGAGGGTGCGGCGAAGAAAGATCAGGCTGAGGCAGCGGCGTGGCCGGAGCGGGACCGGGTGATCTTCGAGTTGTTGTATGGCTGCGGGATTCGGAACTCGGAGCTGGTGGGACTGAATATGGGCAGCGTGAAGTGGCGTGATGATGCGGTGTTGGTGAGAGGGAAGGGAAGGAAGGAGCGGCTGGTGCCGTTGGGAGACGAGGCCGCGGCGGCGCTGCGTGCGTATCTTCCGTTGCGGGAGGCGAAGCTGATGGCGGCGGGAAAAGGCGCGCTGGTGCATGAGGGGCCGCTGATGATGAACCTGCGGATGCGGGGGGACTGCAGGCTGACGACGCGGAGTGTGGGAAGGATTGTGAAGGCGATTGCGCTGAGCAGGGGGCTGGCGGCCGATGTGCATCCGCACACGCTACGGCATGCGTTCGGAACGCATATGTTGGAGGAGGGGGCCGATCTGCGGGCGATTCAGGAGATGCTGGGGCATGAGCGGCTGTCGACAACGCAGCGCTATACGCAGCTGACGGTGGGTCAGGTGCAGAAGGTGTATGACGAGACGCATCCTCGGGCGAAGTAA
- a CDS encoding GNAT family N-acetyltransferase produces MGFYTSRMDKFHLRVAGEDDVAAIRELIQASVRGLQAADYSSEQREGALATVFTVDSQLISDGTYFVAMEEGGVMAGCGGWSFRKTLYGGDHQVEKIESERLDPRSDAAKIRAIFVHPDFARMGLGSLILATAEEAAKAEGFTRFEMGSTLTGVTLYGQKGYREVERRKVPVGGRETIEVVRMVKDIGEICCEGDREETESFFFR; encoded by the coding sequence GTGGGCTTTTATACTTCGCGGATGGACAAGTTTCATTTGCGAGTTGCAGGGGAGGATGATGTTGCTGCGATCCGTGAGCTGATACAAGCATCGGTGCGGGGACTGCAGGCGGCAGACTATTCCTCAGAGCAAAGAGAGGGAGCGTTGGCTACGGTGTTCACCGTGGATAGTCAGTTGATTTCAGATGGCACGTACTTTGTGGCGATGGAAGAGGGCGGAGTAATGGCTGGATGTGGCGGGTGGAGCTTCCGGAAGACGCTGTATGGCGGGGATCATCAGGTGGAGAAGATTGAGTCGGAGAGGCTGGATCCCAGGTCGGACGCGGCGAAGATTCGAGCGATCTTTGTTCATCCTGATTTTGCGCGCATGGGGCTAGGAAGCCTGATTCTAGCCACCGCTGAAGAAGCCGCGAAGGCAGAAGGGTTCACTCGCTTTGAGATGGGCAGTACATTAACGGGTGTCACGCTCTACGGACAGAAGGGATATCGGGAAGTCGAACGCAGGAAGGTGCCGGTAGGCGGTCGAGAGACGATCGAGGTGGTGCGGATGGTGAAAGATATTGGCGAGATCTGCTGCGAAGGAGATCGTGAAGAAACAGAGAGCTTCTTTTTCAGATGA
- a CDS encoding site-specific tyrosine recombinase — protein sequence MQDAGQASGNVRVVREFVAYLRVEKGLRPASCEAYQRDLEQFAEHVEMRNGLLLGAAQADVSGFMEGLRGHGVESRSIARKLSCLRGFYRWLLMDKRISHDPTVNVETPASWKVLPKSLAEGEVAEMLERTAVAARSDDADELALRDHAILELLYAGGLRVGEICALRVEDVHLDQGRAQVRGKGDKERIVPFGRSAVEALERYLTVGRPGLVKSGLERASYTVQRALFLSVRGKALTRQWVWEMVRSASGTGSKASPHMLRHSCATHMVEHGADLRSVQTLLGHADIATTQVYTHVALGHLKKVHREHHPRGKRRAEAS from the coding sequence ATGCAAGATGCGGGACAAGCTTCGGGGAACGTTCGAGTTGTGCGGGAGTTTGTTGCGTATCTGCGGGTGGAGAAAGGGCTTCGGCCCGCGAGTTGCGAGGCGTACCAGCGGGACTTAGAGCAGTTTGCCGAGCATGTTGAGATGCGGAATGGACTTCTGTTGGGAGCCGCGCAGGCGGATGTGAGTGGATTCATGGAGGGGCTGCGGGGGCATGGTGTGGAGTCGCGGTCGATTGCGCGGAAGCTGAGTTGTTTGCGTGGGTTCTATCGCTGGCTGCTGATGGATAAGAGAATTTCGCACGACCCGACGGTGAATGTGGAGACGCCTGCGAGCTGGAAGGTGCTGCCGAAGTCGCTGGCTGAGGGTGAGGTGGCGGAGATGCTGGAGCGGACTGCTGTTGCGGCGAGGAGTGATGATGCCGATGAGCTGGCGCTGCGGGATCATGCAATTTTGGAGTTGCTGTATGCGGGTGGGCTGAGGGTGGGGGAGATCTGCGCGCTGCGGGTGGAGGATGTACATCTCGATCAGGGGCGGGCGCAGGTGCGTGGCAAAGGCGATAAGGAGAGGATTGTGCCGTTCGGTCGGTCGGCGGTGGAGGCGCTGGAGAGGTATCTGACGGTGGGCAGGCCTGGGTTGGTGAAGAGTGGGTTGGAGAGGGCTAGTTATACCGTGCAGCGGGCGCTGTTTTTGAGTGTGCGAGGGAAGGCGCTGACACGGCAGTGGGTGTGGGAGATGGTGCGGTCGGCTTCGGGGACCGGGAGTAAGGCTAGTCCGCATATGCTTCGGCATAGCTGCGCGACGCACATGGTGGAGCATGGTGCGGATTTGCGCAGTGTGCAGACTTTGCTGGGTCATGCCGATATTGCTACGACGCAGGTTTATACGCATGTGGCGCTGGGGCATTTGAAGAAGGTGCATCGGGAGCATCATCCGCGAGGAAAGAGACGGGCTGAGGCGAGTTGA
- a CDS encoding helicase HerA-like C-terminal domain-containing protein yields the protein MVEMPMIAKGADELYLLPGMTNRHGLVAGATGTGKTVTLQVMAEALSSIGVPVFAADVKGDLSGISQAGKSSPKFDVRVKAMGFGEWSFAGCPVVFWDVFGKQGHPVRATVSEMGPLLLSRILNLNDTQTGVLTLVFKIADDSGLLLLDMKDLQAMLQHVGEAAKEYQTQYGNISAASIGAIQRGLVALEQQGGDLFFGEPALNIDDLLQVDSSGKGVVNILAADQLLQSPQLYATFLLWLMSELFEKLPEVGDLEKPKLVFFFDEAHLLFNDLPSVLQNRIEQVVRLIRSKGVGVFFVTQNPIDVPDTVLSQLGNRVQHALRAFSPRDQKAVKAAAQTFRANPKVNVEAVITELGVGEALVSFLDEKGIPGMVERAMVCPPHSQIGPITPEQRAAIIKNSVVAGVYETVVDRESAYERLKGKVGGGVAAPAGAPSAAGSGWMGSLEAAGSALGGVLGSGGSRRGDTVLQAAVKSAARTMGSTVGRQLIRGVLGSLLGGSKR from the coding sequence ATGGTTGAAATGCCGATGATTGCGAAAGGTGCTGATGAGCTTTACTTGCTGCCAGGGATGACGAATCGGCATGGCCTTGTAGCGGGCGCAACCGGAACAGGTAAGACCGTCACGCTGCAGGTCATGGCGGAAGCACTGAGTTCGATCGGCGTGCCCGTGTTCGCCGCGGACGTGAAGGGTGACTTGTCGGGTATCTCGCAGGCAGGGAAGAGTTCGCCGAAGTTCGATGTGCGCGTGAAAGCGATGGGATTCGGCGAGTGGAGCTTCGCTGGATGCCCAGTGGTGTTCTGGGATGTGTTTGGGAAACAGGGGCATCCGGTGCGTGCAACGGTGAGCGAGATGGGACCGCTGCTTTTGAGCCGGATTCTGAATCTGAATGACACGCAAACGGGCGTGTTGACTCTGGTTTTCAAGATCGCCGACGACAGTGGGTTGTTGTTGCTGGACATGAAAGACCTGCAGGCGATGCTGCAGCATGTGGGCGAAGCTGCGAAGGAATACCAGACGCAATATGGAAATATTTCGGCTGCGAGCATAGGTGCGATTCAACGGGGGTTGGTGGCGTTGGAGCAGCAAGGAGGAGATCTTTTCTTCGGCGAGCCAGCGTTGAACATCGATGATCTGTTGCAAGTAGATTCGAGCGGCAAAGGGGTAGTGAACATTCTGGCGGCAGATCAGTTATTGCAGTCGCCACAACTGTATGCAACGTTTTTGCTTTGGCTGATGAGTGAGTTGTTTGAGAAGCTGCCGGAGGTTGGCGATCTCGAAAAGCCGAAGCTGGTGTTTTTCTTCGATGAGGCCCATTTATTGTTCAACGATCTTCCTTCGGTTTTGCAGAATCGCATTGAGCAGGTGGTGCGGTTGATTCGGTCGAAGGGGGTTGGCGTGTTCTTTGTGACGCAGAATCCGATCGATGTGCCGGATACGGTGCTCAGTCAACTGGGCAATCGTGTGCAGCATGCGTTGCGGGCGTTTTCGCCGCGGGATCAGAAGGCAGTGAAGGCAGCGGCGCAGACGTTTAGGGCGAATCCGAAGGTGAATGTGGAGGCGGTGATTACCGAGTTGGGGGTGGGTGAGGCGCTGGTTTCGTTTTTGGATGAGAAAGGGATCCCCGGGATGGTGGAACGGGCGATGGTGTGTCCGCCGCATAGTCAGATAGGACCGATTACGCCGGAGCAGAGGGCTGCGATTATCAAGAATTCGGTAGTGGCGGGGGTGTATGAGACGGTGGTGGATCGGGAGTCGGCCTATGAGAGGTTGAAGGGGAAGGTGGGGGGTGGGGTGGCTGCGCCTGCGGGTGCTCCTTCGGCTGCGGGCTCGGGTTGGATGGGGAGTCTTGAGGCGGCTGGGAGTGCGTTGGGTGGAGTGCTTGGGTCGGGGGGATCGCGACGGGGGGATACTGTGCTGCAGGCGGCTGTGAAGAGTGCGGCTCGGACCATGGGGAGCACGGTGGGGCGGCAGTTGATCCGTGGGGTGTTGGGTTCGCTGTTGGGCGGGTCTAAACGGTAG
- a CDS encoding DUF3309 family protein gives MLILLLILILVFGFGGYRMGPGLGYYGGGGISLILLIVLILLLMKVI, from the coding sequence ATGCTTATCCTTCTGCTCATTCTGATCTTGGTGTTCGGCTTTGGCGGTTATCGCATGGGACCTGGCCTCGGCTACTACGGCGGAGGCGGTATCAGCCTCATCCTGCTCATCGTCCTCATCCTGCTCTTGATGAAGGTTATCTAG